A region from the Triticum aestivum cultivar Chinese Spring chromosome 3D, IWGSC CS RefSeq v2.1, whole genome shotgun sequence genome encodes:
- the LOC123078840 gene encoding receptor-like serine/threonine-protein kinase ALE2 isoform X5 translates to MGRRQGGNGWGVCAALAVASVVSAVVILGGAGHQQSHAPAFGRKVLLSITSGHPQINLDNILHPSQLQVPTLQSLDVNKQYDHYAPSPTIKHEDETVSASKQAVLPTMQPSVSPDHFYQSPEISPSIQSPGQPAPPSLMVSPATQRGNHHLQEQMSAASPSLPVEPHVSHAKIAVNTPAAAPFLPQPPWSSQPPPSSPSTGSQSTQPAPLHRIYGHSPSSFHTPPTGQDTLRVPVASPSEELPSNKKPPQEVVPPAPIAPGSSQDKDGISFARPPNNLPIHSSSPPKGTRETNHLTPAVPPLIHRAIQTPPQQRQHPHSNGPVASPRTTIHPANHGKANRVPVASPLKGRHHHSIPVNNTHGISGAPVVAPSKGRHHRSLPVNRTSVEGPVVSPQISPSIRRRGHVIPVAAPPKEPSSHVPPANHKHHKGSFPVISPAPHRTGNASATSHGHSGLDHGPAPAPLVLPPSNGKDGNPAYAPHHPRQYHSPSYSPEPALPPDNPAFRKPRALAPAPSHSLPPPPPPPNSYCTALNCKDPMTNSPPGTTCLCVLPIKVELRLGIALYTFFALVSELAQEIASGVFMKQSQVHVMGANAATEDPEKTIVLIDLVPLGASFDNTTTLSVFERFWHKQVIINPTDFGNYDVLYVQYPGLPSSPPSAPGNLNNSLSNGNDQRLHPLAADIGNHRETKSRGIIVIIVLSSVFALILCAGAALVIYFKLRNRHHLTEASLIPEKPADSAIAGSRLESRPISASPSLSSSIVAYKGSAKIFSLVEMDRATQRFDESRIIGEGGFGRVYEGILEDGERVAVKVLKRDDQQGTREFLAEVEMLSRLHHRNLVKLIGICSEEHMRCLVYELVPNGSLEFHLHGSYKDTALLDWDARLKIALGAARGLAYLHEDSSPRVIHRDFKSSNILLEHDFTPKVSDFGLARTAIGEGNEHISTRVMGTFGYVAPEYAMTGHLLVKSDVYSYGVVLLELLTGRKPVDMSRPPGQENLVTWACPFLTNRDGLETLIDASLGSSIPLDSIAKVAAIASMCVQPEVDQRPFMGEVVQALKLVCKEGSEFNESTSFSQDLHIQDAEIVSRASLDMDAGPVLSTEQFTASARYDTLDASGSFRRYSSSGPLKVGRTEHNRERGLSTGSSSEHCGLQRFRMDSE, encoded by the exons ATGGGGCGGCGCCAAGGAGGGAACGGGTGGGGCGTCTgcgccgccctcgccgtcgcctcggTCGTCTCCGCTGTCGTCATCCTTGGAGGTGCAG GTCATCAGCAATCTCATGCACCTGCCTTTGGTCGTAAAGTTCTTCTATCCATAACAAGTGGCCATCCACAAATCAACTTGGATAATATACTTCACCCATCACAACTACAAGTTCCAACATTGCAAAGCTTAG ATGTTAACAAACAGTATGATCATTACGCACCGAGCCCAACAATCAAACATGAAG ATGAAACTGTGTCAGCATCCAAGCAGGCAGTGCTGCCTACAATGCAACCTAGTGTTTCACCTGATCATTTTTATCAGTCACCAGAAATATCTCCATCTATACAGAGTCCAG GCCAACCTGCCCCTCCTTCACTAATGGTTTCTCCAGCTACTCAAAGAGGTAATCATCATCTTCAAGAACAAATGTCTGCTGCTTCGCCATCTCTTCCAGTTGAACCACATGTGTCTCATGCTAAAATTGCTGTGAACACTCCGGCTGCCGCACcttttctaccacagccaccctgGT CATCTCAACCGCCTCCATCTTCACCTTCCACTGGCAGTCAATCAACACAGCCAGCTCCTTTACACCGTATATATGGCCATT CTCCTTCTTCATTCCATACTCCTCCAACAGGCCAGGACACACTTAGAGTACCAGTTGCTTCACCTTCAGAAGAACTACCCAGCAATAAAAAGCCACCACAGGAAG TAGTACCACCGGCGCCCATTGCTCCTGGATCCAGTCAGGACAAGGATGGCATATCATTTGCTAGACCTCCAAATAATTTGCCAATTCACAGCAGCTCACCACCAAAAG GCACAAGGGAGACTAATCATTTAACTCCTGCCGTTCCACCTTTGATACACCGGGCCATTCAAACCCCCCCACAACAGAGGCAACATCCTCATTCAAATG GACCAGTTGCTTCTCCAAGAACAACAATCCATCCTGCCAACCATGGGAAGGCCAATCGCGTTCCAGTTGCATCACCTTTAAAAGGAAGACATCACCATTCCATACCTGTAAATAATACACATGGGATCAGTGGGGCTCCAGTTGTGGCACCGTCAAAGGGAAGGCATCACCGTTCCTTGCCTGTCAATAGGACATCTGTAGAAG GACCTGTCGTTTCTCCTCAAATTTCCCCCAGCATCCGTAGGAGAGGACATGTCATTCCAGTTGCTGCACCGCCAAAGGAACCTTCCAGCCATGTACCACCTGCAAATCATAAACACCACAAAG GTTCCTTTCCTGTCATAAGCCCTGCTCCACATAGAACTGGTAATGCTTCTGCAACAAGCCATGGACATTCAGGTTTAGATCATGGTCCTGCCCCAGCACCGCTAGTCTTGCCTCCATCAAATGGAAAAGATGGAAATCCAGCGTATGCTCCGCATCACCCTCGTCAGTATCATTCACCTTCATATTCTCCAG AACCTGCTCTACCACCTGACAATCCTGCATTTAGAAAGCCCAGGGCTTTGGCACCAGCACCAAGTCATTCCttgccgcctccacctccacctccaaatTCAT ACTGCACGGCGTTAAATTGTAAAGATCCTATGACCAATAGTCCTCCAGGAACAACATGCCTCTGTGTGTTGCCAATAAAAGTTGAGCTTCGATTAGGTATAGCACTGTACACATTCTTTGCATTGGTCTCAGAACTTGCACAAGAAATTGCATCTGGAGTGTTCATGAAGCAAAGTCAAGTTCATGTTATGGGAGCAAATGCTGCAACTGAAGACCCTGAGAAGACAATTGTCCTCATTGATCTTGTGCCACTGGGAGCAAGCTTTGACAATACAACAACACTTTCAGTATTTGAAAGGTTTTGGCACAAACAGGTCATCATAAATCCTACGGATTTTGGAAACTATGATGTGTTATATGTTCAATACCCAG GTCTTCCTTCGTCACCACCATCAGCTCCTGGAAATCTGAACAACAGTCTTAGCAATGGAAATGATCAAAGGTTACACCCACTTGCTGCTGATATAGGAAACCACAGAGAAACAAAAAGCAGAGGAATAATTGTGATTATTGTCCTGTCAAGTGTCTTTGCTTTAATTTTATGTGCTGGAGCTGCATTGGTGATTTATTTCAAGCTTAGAAACCGCCATCATTTAACCGAAGCATCACTTATACCAGAAAAGCCTGCAG ATTCTGCAATAGCCGGGAGTAGGCTAGAAAGCAGACCTATCTCGGCATCACCGTCATTAAGCTCAAGTATAGTGGCATATAAAGGATCAGCAAAAATATTTAGTTTGGTTGAAATGGACAGAGCTACACAAAGATTTGACGAGTCCAGGATAATTGGTGAGGGTGGTTTCGGACGTGTTTATGAAGGTATTCTTGAGGATGGAGAACGGGTTGCTGTCAAAGTTCTTAAGAGGGATGACCAGCAAGGAACCCGGGAATTCTTGGCTGAGGTTGAGATGCTTAGCCGATTGCATCACAGGAACTTGGTTAAGTTGATAGGCATATGCTCggaggagcatatgagatgtttggtATATGAGCTTGTTCCAAATGGAAGTCTGGAATTTCACCTGCACG GATCATATAAGGACACTGCTCTGCTTGATTGGGATGCCAGGCTTAAAATTGCACTTGGCGCGGCACGAGGTCTTGCTTATTTGCATGAAGATTCAAGTCCTCGTGTTATACACCGTGACTTCAAGTCAAGTAACATTTTGTTGGAACATGACTTCACCCCCAAGGTTTCAGACTTTGGCCTAGCAAGAACTGCTATAGGCGAGGGGAACGAGCATATCTCAACTCGGGTTATGGGAACTTTTGG GTATGTTGCTCCTGAATATGCGATGACTGGGCATCTTCTAGTGAAGAGCGATGTCTACAGCTATGGTGTCGTCCTCCTCGAGCTTCTTACAGGCAGGAAACCTGTAGATATGTCAAGGCCCCCAGGGCAAGAAAACTTAGTGACGTGGGCCTGTCCTTTTCTGACAAATAGAGATGGTTTGGAAACACTCATCGATGCATCACTTGGAAGTAGCATCCCGTTAGACAGCATCGCAAAAGTAGCAGCAATTGCTTCCATGTGTGTTCAGCCAGAGGTGGACCAGCGGCCCTTTATGGGGGAAGTTGTTCAAGCCTTAAAGTTGGTGTGCAAAGAAGGCAGTGAGTTCAACGAGTCAACAAGTTTTAGCCAAGATTTGCACATCCAAGACGCTGAGATTGTAAGCAGAGCAAGTCTGGATATGGATGCAGGCCCAGTGCTGTCTACGGAGCAGTTCACTGCATCGGCGCGTTATGATACACTGGATGCATCTGGTTCTTTTCGGCGGTATTCAAGTTCAGGTCCTCTGAAGGTCGGTCGAACTGAACACAACAGGGAGCGAGGCTTATCAACAGGTAGCTCAAGTGAACACTGTGGTCTACAACGATTTAGGATGGATTCAGAGTAG
- the LOC123078840 gene encoding receptor-like serine/threonine-protein kinase ALE2 isoform X2: protein MGRRQGGNGWGVCAALAVASVVSAVVILGGAGHQQSHAPAFGRKVLLSITSGHPQINLDNILHPSQLQVPTLQSLGLTVKLSAPTSTDVNKQYDHYAPSPTIKHEDETVSASKQAVLPTMQPSVSPDHFYQSPEISPSIQSPGQPAPPSLMVSPATQRGNHHLQEQMSAASPSLPVEPHVSHAKIAVNTPAAAPFLPQPPWSSQPPPSSPSTGSQSTQPAPLHRIYGHSPSSFHTPPTGQDTLRVPVASPSEELPSNKKPPQEVPPAPIAPGSSQDKDGISFARPPNNLPIHSSSPPKGTRETNHLTPAVPPLIHRAIQTPPQQRQHPHSNGPVASPRTTIHPANHGKANRVPVASPLKGRHHHSIPVNNTHGISGAPVVAPSKGRHHRSLPVNRTSVEGPVVSPQISPSIRRRGHVIPVAAPPKEPSSHVPPANHKHHKGSFPVISPAPHRTGNASATSHGHSGLDHGPAPAPLVLPPSNGKDGNPAYAPHHPRQYHSPSYSPEPALPPDNPAFRKPRALAPAPSHSLPPPPPPPNSYCTALNCKDPMTNSPPGTTCLCVLPIKVELRLGIALYTFFALVSELAQEIASGVFMKQSQVHVMGANAATEDPEKTIVLIDLVPLGASFDNTTTLSVFERFWHKQVIINPTDFGNYDVLYVQYPGLPSSPPSAPGNLNNSLSNGNDQRLHPLAADIGNHRETKSRGIIVIIVLSSVFALILCAGAALVIYFKLRNRHHLTEASLIPEKPADSAIAGSRLESRPISASPSLSSSIVAYKGSAKIFSLVEMDRATQRFDESRIIGEGGFGRVYEGILEDGERVAVKVLKRDDQQGTREFLAEVEMLSRLHHRNLVKLIGICSEEHMRCLVYELVPNGSLEFHLHGSYKDTALLDWDARLKIALGAARGLAYLHEDSSPRVIHRDFKSSNILLEHDFTPKVSDFGLARTAIGEGNEHISTRVMGTFGYVAPEYAMTGHLLVKSDVYSYGVVLLELLTGRKPVDMSRPPGQENLVTWACPFLTNRDGLETLIDASLGSSIPLDSIAKVAAIASMCVQPEVDQRPFMGEVVQALKLVCKEGSEFNESTSFSQDLHIQDAEIVSRASLDMDAGPVLSTEQFTASARYDTLDASGSFRRYSSSGPLKVGRTEHNRERGLSTGSSSEHCGLQRFRMDSE from the exons ATGGGGCGGCGCCAAGGAGGGAACGGGTGGGGCGTCTgcgccgccctcgccgtcgcctcggTCGTCTCCGCTGTCGTCATCCTTGGAGGTGCAG GTCATCAGCAATCTCATGCACCTGCCTTTGGTCGTAAAGTTCTTCTATCCATAACAAGTGGCCATCCACAAATCAACTTGGATAATATACTTCACCCATCACAACTACAAGTTCCAACATTGCAAAGCTTAG GGCTAACTGTAAAATTATCAGCACCAACTAGTACAGATGTTAACAAACAGTATGATCATTACGCACCGAGCCCAACAATCAAACATGAAG ATGAAACTGTGTCAGCATCCAAGCAGGCAGTGCTGCCTACAATGCAACCTAGTGTTTCACCTGATCATTTTTATCAGTCACCAGAAATATCTCCATCTATACAGAGTCCAG GCCAACCTGCCCCTCCTTCACTAATGGTTTCTCCAGCTACTCAAAGAGGTAATCATCATCTTCAAGAACAAATGTCTGCTGCTTCGCCATCTCTTCCAGTTGAACCACATGTGTCTCATGCTAAAATTGCTGTGAACACTCCGGCTGCCGCACcttttctaccacagccaccctgGT CATCTCAACCGCCTCCATCTTCACCTTCCACTGGCAGTCAATCAACACAGCCAGCTCCTTTACACCGTATATATGGCCATT CTCCTTCTTCATTCCATACTCCTCCAACAGGCCAGGACACACTTAGAGTACCAGTTGCTTCACCTTCAGAAGAACTACCCAGCAATAAAAAGCCACCACAGGAAG TACCACCGGCGCCCATTGCTCCTGGATCCAGTCAGGACAAGGATGGCATATCATTTGCTAGACCTCCAAATAATTTGCCAATTCACAGCAGCTCACCACCAAAAG GCACAAGGGAGACTAATCATTTAACTCCTGCCGTTCCACCTTTGATACACCGGGCCATTCAAACCCCCCCACAACAGAGGCAACATCCTCATTCAAATG GACCAGTTGCTTCTCCAAGAACAACAATCCATCCTGCCAACCATGGGAAGGCCAATCGCGTTCCAGTTGCATCACCTTTAAAAGGAAGACATCACCATTCCATACCTGTAAATAATACACATGGGATCAGTGGGGCTCCAGTTGTGGCACCGTCAAAGGGAAGGCATCACCGTTCCTTGCCTGTCAATAGGACATCTGTAGAAG GACCTGTCGTTTCTCCTCAAATTTCCCCCAGCATCCGTAGGAGAGGACATGTCATTCCAGTTGCTGCACCGCCAAAGGAACCTTCCAGCCATGTACCACCTGCAAATCATAAACACCACAAAG GTTCCTTTCCTGTCATAAGCCCTGCTCCACATAGAACTGGTAATGCTTCTGCAACAAGCCATGGACATTCAGGTTTAGATCATGGTCCTGCCCCAGCACCGCTAGTCTTGCCTCCATCAAATGGAAAAGATGGAAATCCAGCGTATGCTCCGCATCACCCTCGTCAGTATCATTCACCTTCATATTCTCCAG AACCTGCTCTACCACCTGACAATCCTGCATTTAGAAAGCCCAGGGCTTTGGCACCAGCACCAAGTCATTCCttgccgcctccacctccacctccaaatTCAT ACTGCACGGCGTTAAATTGTAAAGATCCTATGACCAATAGTCCTCCAGGAACAACATGCCTCTGTGTGTTGCCAATAAAAGTTGAGCTTCGATTAGGTATAGCACTGTACACATTCTTTGCATTGGTCTCAGAACTTGCACAAGAAATTGCATCTGGAGTGTTCATGAAGCAAAGTCAAGTTCATGTTATGGGAGCAAATGCTGCAACTGAAGACCCTGAGAAGACAATTGTCCTCATTGATCTTGTGCCACTGGGAGCAAGCTTTGACAATACAACAACACTTTCAGTATTTGAAAGGTTTTGGCACAAACAGGTCATCATAAATCCTACGGATTTTGGAAACTATGATGTGTTATATGTTCAATACCCAG GTCTTCCTTCGTCACCACCATCAGCTCCTGGAAATCTGAACAACAGTCTTAGCAATGGAAATGATCAAAGGTTACACCCACTTGCTGCTGATATAGGAAACCACAGAGAAACAAAAAGCAGAGGAATAATTGTGATTATTGTCCTGTCAAGTGTCTTTGCTTTAATTTTATGTGCTGGAGCTGCATTGGTGATTTATTTCAAGCTTAGAAACCGCCATCATTTAACCGAAGCATCACTTATACCAGAAAAGCCTGCAG ATTCTGCAATAGCCGGGAGTAGGCTAGAAAGCAGACCTATCTCGGCATCACCGTCATTAAGCTCAAGTATAGTGGCATATAAAGGATCAGCAAAAATATTTAGTTTGGTTGAAATGGACAGAGCTACACAAAGATTTGACGAGTCCAGGATAATTGGTGAGGGTGGTTTCGGACGTGTTTATGAAGGTATTCTTGAGGATGGAGAACGGGTTGCTGTCAAAGTTCTTAAGAGGGATGACCAGCAAGGAACCCGGGAATTCTTGGCTGAGGTTGAGATGCTTAGCCGATTGCATCACAGGAACTTGGTTAAGTTGATAGGCATATGCTCggaggagcatatgagatgtttggtATATGAGCTTGTTCCAAATGGAAGTCTGGAATTTCACCTGCACG GATCATATAAGGACACTGCTCTGCTTGATTGGGATGCCAGGCTTAAAATTGCACTTGGCGCGGCACGAGGTCTTGCTTATTTGCATGAAGATTCAAGTCCTCGTGTTATACACCGTGACTTCAAGTCAAGTAACATTTTGTTGGAACATGACTTCACCCCCAAGGTTTCAGACTTTGGCCTAGCAAGAACTGCTATAGGCGAGGGGAACGAGCATATCTCAACTCGGGTTATGGGAACTTTTGG GTATGTTGCTCCTGAATATGCGATGACTGGGCATCTTCTAGTGAAGAGCGATGTCTACAGCTATGGTGTCGTCCTCCTCGAGCTTCTTACAGGCAGGAAACCTGTAGATATGTCAAGGCCCCCAGGGCAAGAAAACTTAGTGACGTGGGCCTGTCCTTTTCTGACAAATAGAGATGGTTTGGAAACACTCATCGATGCATCACTTGGAAGTAGCATCCCGTTAGACAGCATCGCAAAAGTAGCAGCAATTGCTTCCATGTGTGTTCAGCCAGAGGTGGACCAGCGGCCCTTTATGGGGGAAGTTGTTCAAGCCTTAAAGTTGGTGTGCAAAGAAGGCAGTGAGTTCAACGAGTCAACAAGTTTTAGCCAAGATTTGCACATCCAAGACGCTGAGATTGTAAGCAGAGCAAGTCTGGATATGGATGCAGGCCCAGTGCTGTCTACGGAGCAGTTCACTGCATCGGCGCGTTATGATACACTGGATGCATCTGGTTCTTTTCGGCGGTATTCAAGTTCAGGTCCTCTGAAGGTCGGTCGAACTGAACACAACAGGGAGCGAGGCTTATCAACAGGTAGCTCAAGTGAACACTGTGGTCTACAACGATTTAGGATGGATTCAGAGTAG
- the LOC123078840 gene encoding receptor-like serine/threonine-protein kinase ALE2 isoform X7, with amino-acid sequence MGRRQGGNGWGVCAALAVASVVSAVVILGGAGHQQSHAPAFGRKVLLSITSGHPQINLDNILHPSQLQVPTLQSLDVNKQYDHYAPSPTIKHEAVSASKQAVLPTMQPSVSPDHFYQSPEISPSIQSPGQPAPPSLMVSPATQRGNHHLQEQMSAASPSLPVEPHVSHAKIAVNTPAAAPFLPQPPWSSQPPPSSPSTGSQSTQPAPLHRIYGHSPSSFHTPPTGQDTLRVPVASPSEELPSNKKPPQEVVPPAPIAPGSSQDKDGISFARPPNNLPIHSSSPPKGTRETNHLTPAVPPLIHRAIQTPPQQRQHPHSNGPVASPRTTIHPANHGKANRVPVASPLKGRHHHSIPVNNTHGISGAPVVAPSKGRHHRSLPVNRTSVEGPVVSPQISPSIRRRGHVIPVAAPPKEPSSHVPPANHKHHKGSFPVISPAPHRTGNASATSHGHSGLDHGPAPAPLVLPPSNGKDGNPAYAPHHPRQYHSPSYSPEPALPPDNPAFRKPRALAPAPSHSLPPPPPPPNSYCTALNCKDPMTNSPPGTTCLCVLPIKVELRLGIALYTFFALVSELAQEIASGVFMKQSQVHVMGANAATEDPEKTIVLIDLVPLGASFDNTTTLSVFERFWHKQVIINPTDFGNYDVLYVQYPGLPSSPPSAPGNLNNSLSNGNDQRLHPLAADIGNHRETKSRGIIVIIVLSSVFALILCAGAALVIYFKLRNRHHLTEASLIPEKPADSAIAGSRLESRPISASPSLSSSIVAYKGSAKIFSLVEMDRATQRFDESRIIGEGGFGRVYEGILEDGERVAVKVLKRDDQQGTREFLAEVEMLSRLHHRNLVKLIGICSEEHMRCLVYELVPNGSLEFHLHGSYKDTALLDWDARLKIALGAARGLAYLHEDSSPRVIHRDFKSSNILLEHDFTPKVSDFGLARTAIGEGNEHISTRVMGTFGYVAPEYAMTGHLLVKSDVYSYGVVLLELLTGRKPVDMSRPPGQENLVTWACPFLTNRDGLETLIDASLGSSIPLDSIAKVAAIASMCVQPEVDQRPFMGEVVQALKLVCKEGSEFNESTSFSQDLHIQDAEIVSRASLDMDAGPVLSTEQFTASARYDTLDASGSFRRYSSSGPLKVGRTEHNRERGLSTGSSSEHCGLQRFRMDSE; translated from the exons ATGGGGCGGCGCCAAGGAGGGAACGGGTGGGGCGTCTgcgccgccctcgccgtcgcctcggTCGTCTCCGCTGTCGTCATCCTTGGAGGTGCAG GTCATCAGCAATCTCATGCACCTGCCTTTGGTCGTAAAGTTCTTCTATCCATAACAAGTGGCCATCCACAAATCAACTTGGATAATATACTTCACCCATCACAACTACAAGTTCCAACATTGCAAAGCTTAG ATGTTAACAAACAGTATGATCATTACGCACCGAGCCCAACAATCAAACATGAAG CTGTGTCAGCATCCAAGCAGGCAGTGCTGCCTACAATGCAACCTAGTGTTTCACCTGATCATTTTTATCAGTCACCAGAAATATCTCCATCTATACAGAGTCCAG GCCAACCTGCCCCTCCTTCACTAATGGTTTCTCCAGCTACTCAAAGAGGTAATCATCATCTTCAAGAACAAATGTCTGCTGCTTCGCCATCTCTTCCAGTTGAACCACATGTGTCTCATGCTAAAATTGCTGTGAACACTCCGGCTGCCGCACcttttctaccacagccaccctgGT CATCTCAACCGCCTCCATCTTCACCTTCCACTGGCAGTCAATCAACACAGCCAGCTCCTTTACACCGTATATATGGCCATT CTCCTTCTTCATTCCATACTCCTCCAACAGGCCAGGACACACTTAGAGTACCAGTTGCTTCACCTTCAGAAGAACTACCCAGCAATAAAAAGCCACCACAGGAAG TAGTACCACCGGCGCCCATTGCTCCTGGATCCAGTCAGGACAAGGATGGCATATCATTTGCTAGACCTCCAAATAATTTGCCAATTCACAGCAGCTCACCACCAAAAG GCACAAGGGAGACTAATCATTTAACTCCTGCCGTTCCACCTTTGATACACCGGGCCATTCAAACCCCCCCACAACAGAGGCAACATCCTCATTCAAATG GACCAGTTGCTTCTCCAAGAACAACAATCCATCCTGCCAACCATGGGAAGGCCAATCGCGTTCCAGTTGCATCACCTTTAAAAGGAAGACATCACCATTCCATACCTGTAAATAATACACATGGGATCAGTGGGGCTCCAGTTGTGGCACCGTCAAAGGGAAGGCATCACCGTTCCTTGCCTGTCAATAGGACATCTGTAGAAG GACCTGTCGTTTCTCCTCAAATTTCCCCCAGCATCCGTAGGAGAGGACATGTCATTCCAGTTGCTGCACCGCCAAAGGAACCTTCCAGCCATGTACCACCTGCAAATCATAAACACCACAAAG GTTCCTTTCCTGTCATAAGCCCTGCTCCACATAGAACTGGTAATGCTTCTGCAACAAGCCATGGACATTCAGGTTTAGATCATGGTCCTGCCCCAGCACCGCTAGTCTTGCCTCCATCAAATGGAAAAGATGGAAATCCAGCGTATGCTCCGCATCACCCTCGTCAGTATCATTCACCTTCATATTCTCCAG AACCTGCTCTACCACCTGACAATCCTGCATTTAGAAAGCCCAGGGCTTTGGCACCAGCACCAAGTCATTCCttgccgcctccacctccacctccaaatTCAT ACTGCACGGCGTTAAATTGTAAAGATCCTATGACCAATAGTCCTCCAGGAACAACATGCCTCTGTGTGTTGCCAATAAAAGTTGAGCTTCGATTAGGTATAGCACTGTACACATTCTTTGCATTGGTCTCAGAACTTGCACAAGAAATTGCATCTGGAGTGTTCATGAAGCAAAGTCAAGTTCATGTTATGGGAGCAAATGCTGCAACTGAAGACCCTGAGAAGACAATTGTCCTCATTGATCTTGTGCCACTGGGAGCAAGCTTTGACAATACAACAACACTTTCAGTATTTGAAAGGTTTTGGCACAAACAGGTCATCATAAATCCTACGGATTTTGGAAACTATGATGTGTTATATGTTCAATACCCAG GTCTTCCTTCGTCACCACCATCAGCTCCTGGAAATCTGAACAACAGTCTTAGCAATGGAAATGATCAAAGGTTACACCCACTTGCTGCTGATATAGGAAACCACAGAGAAACAAAAAGCAGAGGAATAATTGTGATTATTGTCCTGTCAAGTGTCTTTGCTTTAATTTTATGTGCTGGAGCTGCATTGGTGATTTATTTCAAGCTTAGAAACCGCCATCATTTAACCGAAGCATCACTTATACCAGAAAAGCCTGCAG ATTCTGCAATAGCCGGGAGTAGGCTAGAAAGCAGACCTATCTCGGCATCACCGTCATTAAGCTCAAGTATAGTGGCATATAAAGGATCAGCAAAAATATTTAGTTTGGTTGAAATGGACAGAGCTACACAAAGATTTGACGAGTCCAGGATAATTGGTGAGGGTGGTTTCGGACGTGTTTATGAAGGTATTCTTGAGGATGGAGAACGGGTTGCTGTCAAAGTTCTTAAGAGGGATGACCAGCAAGGAACCCGGGAATTCTTGGCTGAGGTTGAGATGCTTAGCCGATTGCATCACAGGAACTTGGTTAAGTTGATAGGCATATGCTCggaggagcatatgagatgtttggtATATGAGCTTGTTCCAAATGGAAGTCTGGAATTTCACCTGCACG GATCATATAAGGACACTGCTCTGCTTGATTGGGATGCCAGGCTTAAAATTGCACTTGGCGCGGCACGAGGTCTTGCTTATTTGCATGAAGATTCAAGTCCTCGTGTTATACACCGTGACTTCAAGTCAAGTAACATTTTGTTGGAACATGACTTCACCCCCAAGGTTTCAGACTTTGGCCTAGCAAGAACTGCTATAGGCGAGGGGAACGAGCATATCTCAACTCGGGTTATGGGAACTTTTGG GTATGTTGCTCCTGAATATGCGATGACTGGGCATCTTCTAGTGAAGAGCGATGTCTACAGCTATGGTGTCGTCCTCCTCGAGCTTCTTACAGGCAGGAAACCTGTAGATATGTCAAGGCCCCCAGGGCAAGAAAACTTAGTGACGTGGGCCTGTCCTTTTCTGACAAATAGAGATGGTTTGGAAACACTCATCGATGCATCACTTGGAAGTAGCATCCCGTTAGACAGCATCGCAAAAGTAGCAGCAATTGCTTCCATGTGTGTTCAGCCAGAGGTGGACCAGCGGCCCTTTATGGGGGAAGTTGTTCAAGCCTTAAAGTTGGTGTGCAAAGAAGGCAGTGAGTTCAACGAGTCAACAAGTTTTAGCCAAGATTTGCACATCCAAGACGCTGAGATTGTAAGCAGAGCAAGTCTGGATATGGATGCAGGCCCAGTGCTGTCTACGGAGCAGTTCACTGCATCGGCGCGTTATGATACACTGGATGCATCTGGTTCTTTTCGGCGGTATTCAAGTTCAGGTCCTCTGAAGGTCGGTCGAACTGAACACAACAGGGAGCGAGGCTTATCAACAGGTAGCTCAAGTGAACACTGTGGTCTACAACGATTTAGGATGGATTCAGAGTAG